A window of the Apostichopus japonicus isolate 1M-3 chromosome 8, ASM3797524v1, whole genome shotgun sequence genome harbors these coding sequences:
- the LOC139971417 gene encoding uncharacterized protein isoform X1, protein MGNKNSRQRQTDYCPSYTTGDQLQPSLISRRLCSLSLCTNYEDQKIGNGLCTSCNQLYRVNANYSSTPNESNPNQLQTFTITENDCNVPPPSTQNECLCSQPGCINYEDKSNVMSFCTQCYENYEKVLGCPSDTSRFHRYDKDRTEAVSSTNMAIQASLPPTPFSQMSLIRERNQPCSSKLTSYHDSDDDFEIVTSKVLIPEERETSIKSGAITLHEREAGSPQKKVTCDLERGRNRTFRSSNTLGDLKNPSKPNLTMVSSTSPKNQPFTTSTSQPNSSRGADSTEASLFGHNKGSSTGNKLYQNDSQGVINAMRDSLICPICLDLLENAKTLPCQHVVCKECLEQWMASKGELRCPTCNTRQSKPESGVNGLPSNFMLNNLAAEMKKLDPRKETDLTVVEEEEKVHEESRSTSVGTTLTNEHSTHSYPDDDEWQRTPVADMSFLEMLGTRVGYRKGCAIQLRVQLCNAEGHPIRGRSSDIVHFTVCDPMNEEVDVSNVSLNKGTGDIIMSFIPQRIGVHMVNAYLAGEAIVGSPAKIVVY, encoded by the exons ATGGGGAACAAAAATAGCCGTCAAAGACAAACTGATTATTGTCCTAGTTACACCACTGGGG ACCAGTTGCAGCCTAGCCTTATATCAAGGAGACTGTGTTCACTCAGCCTATGTACGAATTACGAAGATCAAAAAATTGGAAATGGGCTTTGTACCTCATGCAATCAACTATACCGTGTGAATGCCAATTATAGCAGTACACCTAACGAAAGCAACCCAAATCAATTGCAAACATTTACGATCACTGAAA ATGACTGTAACGTGCCTCCACCGTCTACACAAAATGAATGTCTGTGCTCTCAGCCAGGTTGTATCAACTATGAAGACAAATCAAATGTTATGTCGTTTTGCACTCAGTGCTATGAGAATTATGAAAAGGTACTTGGCTGTCCTTCAGACACATCACGGTTCCATAGATACGATAAAGACCGCACTGAAGCAGTCTCGTCAACCAATATGGCTATTCAAG CTTCATTGCCGCCTACACCCTTCTCTCAGATGTCACTGATAAGAGAAAGAAACCAGCCATGTTCAAGCAAGTTAACATCGTATCATGACA GTGATGATGATTTTGAAATTGTTACAAGCAAAGTATTAATACCAGAAGAAAGGGAAACTAGTATTAAAAGTGGTGCAATCACACTACATGAAAGAGAAGCTGGATCCCCGCAGAAGAAGGTCACGTGTGATTTAGAGAGAGGAAGAAACAGAACCTTTAGAAGTTCGAATACACTGGGCGATCTGAAGAATCCATCAAAGCCAAATTTAACCATGGTTAGTTCAACAAGCCCAAAGAATCAACCCTTTACAACATCTACCAGTCAACCAAATTCTTCTAGAGGAGCTGATTCAACGGAGGCATCTTTATTCGGTCACAACAAAGGGAGCAGTACTGGTAACAAGCTATATCAGAATG ATTCGCAAGGGGTGATCAATGCAATGAGGGATAGCTTGATTTGTCCTATTTGTCTTGACTTGCTTGAAAACGCAAAAACGCTTCCATGTCAACATGTGGTCTGTAAAGAATGCCTAGAACAATGGATGGCCAGTAAAGGTGAGTTGAGATGCCCCACCTGTAATACCAGACAATCGAAACCAGAAAGTGGAGTCAACGGTTTACCTTCTAACTTCATGTTGAACAATCTAGCAGCAGAGATGAAGAAACTAGATCCACGGAAGGAAACTGATTTGACTGTCGTTGAAGAGGAGGAGAAAGTTCATGAGGAATCCCGCTCTACTTCAGTCGGTACAACTCTTACCAATGAACATAGTACGCATTCATATCCAGATGATGACGAATGGCAGCGGACACCTGTTGCCGATATGTCATTCTTGGAAATGTTGGGCACGAGAGTTGGCTATCGAAAAGGTTGTGCAATACAACTGAGAGTTCAGTTATGTAATGCAGAAGGACATCCCATTCGTGGGAGATCCTCTGATATAGTTCATTTTACTGTTTGTGACCCAATGAATGAGGAAGTTGATGTTTCTAATGTGAGCCTTAATAAAGGAACTGGAGATATCATTATGAGTTTCATCCCGCAAAGAATTGGTGTACATATGGTCAATGCATATCTAGCTGGAGAGGCCATTGTTGGCTCTCCTGCAAAAATTGTGGTCTATTGA
- the LOC139971417 gene encoding uncharacterized protein isoform X2, which translates to MGNKNSRQRQTDYCPSYTTGDQLQPSLISRRLCSLSLCTNYEDQKIGNGLCTSCNQLYRVNANYSSTPNESNPNQLQTFTITENDCNVPPPSTQNECLCSQPGCINYEDKSNVMSFCTQCYENYEKVLGCPSDTSRFHRYDKDRTEAVSSTNMAIQGDDDFEIVTSKVLIPEERETSIKSGAITLHEREAGSPQKKVTCDLERGRNRTFRSSNTLGDLKNPSKPNLTMVSSTSPKNQPFTTSTSQPNSSRGADSTEASLFGHNKGSSTGNKLYQNDSQGVINAMRDSLICPICLDLLENAKTLPCQHVVCKECLEQWMASKGELRCPTCNTRQSKPESGVNGLPSNFMLNNLAAEMKKLDPRKETDLTVVEEEEKVHEESRSTSVGTTLTNEHSTHSYPDDDEWQRTPVADMSFLEMLGTRVGYRKGCAIQLRVQLCNAEGHPIRGRSSDIVHFTVCDPMNEEVDVSNVSLNKGTGDIIMSFIPQRIGVHMVNAYLAGEAIVGSPAKIVVY; encoded by the exons ATGGGGAACAAAAATAGCCGTCAAAGACAAACTGATTATTGTCCTAGTTACACCACTGGGG ACCAGTTGCAGCCTAGCCTTATATCAAGGAGACTGTGTTCACTCAGCCTATGTACGAATTACGAAGATCAAAAAATTGGAAATGGGCTTTGTACCTCATGCAATCAACTATACCGTGTGAATGCCAATTATAGCAGTACACCTAACGAAAGCAACCCAAATCAATTGCAAACATTTACGATCACTGAAA ATGACTGTAACGTGCCTCCACCGTCTACACAAAATGAATGTCTGTGCTCTCAGCCAGGTTGTATCAACTATGAAGACAAATCAAATGTTATGTCGTTTTGCACTCAGTGCTATGAGAATTATGAAAAGGTACTTGGCTGTCCTTCAGACACATCACGGTTCCATAGATACGATAAAGACCGCACTGAAGCAGTCTCGTCAACCAATATGGCTATTCAAG GTGATGATGATTTTGAAATTGTTACAAGCAAAGTATTAATACCAGAAGAAAGGGAAACTAGTATTAAAAGTGGTGCAATCACACTACATGAAAGAGAAGCTGGATCCCCGCAGAAGAAGGTCACGTGTGATTTAGAGAGAGGAAGAAACAGAACCTTTAGAAGTTCGAATACACTGGGCGATCTGAAGAATCCATCAAAGCCAAATTTAACCATGGTTAGTTCAACAAGCCCAAAGAATCAACCCTTTACAACATCTACCAGTCAACCAAATTCTTCTAGAGGAGCTGATTCAACGGAGGCATCTTTATTCGGTCACAACAAAGGGAGCAGTACTGGTAACAAGCTATATCAGAATG ATTCGCAAGGGGTGATCAATGCAATGAGGGATAGCTTGATTTGTCCTATTTGTCTTGACTTGCTTGAAAACGCAAAAACGCTTCCATGTCAACATGTGGTCTGTAAAGAATGCCTAGAACAATGGATGGCCAGTAAAGGTGAGTTGAGATGCCCCACCTGTAATACCAGACAATCGAAACCAGAAAGTGGAGTCAACGGTTTACCTTCTAACTTCATGTTGAACAATCTAGCAGCAGAGATGAAGAAACTAGATCCACGGAAGGAAACTGATTTGACTGTCGTTGAAGAGGAGGAGAAAGTTCATGAGGAATCCCGCTCTACTTCAGTCGGTACAACTCTTACCAATGAACATAGTACGCATTCATATCCAGATGATGACGAATGGCAGCGGACACCTGTTGCCGATATGTCATTCTTGGAAATGTTGGGCACGAGAGTTGGCTATCGAAAAGGTTGTGCAATACAACTGAGAGTTCAGTTATGTAATGCAGAAGGACATCCCATTCGTGGGAGATCCTCTGATATAGTTCATTTTACTGTTTGTGACCCAATGAATGAGGAAGTTGATGTTTCTAATGTGAGCCTTAATAAAGGAACTGGAGATATCATTATGAGTTTCATCCCGCAAAGAATTGGTGTACATATGGTCAATGCATATCTAGCTGGAGAGGCCATTGTTGGCTCTCCTGCAAAAATTGTGGTCTATTGA
- the LOC139971417 gene encoding uncharacterized protein isoform X3 has protein sequence MFSVHIDTVSCYKDDCNVPPPSTQNECLCSQPGCINYEDKSNVMSFCTQCYENYEKVLGCPSDTSRFHRYDKDRTEAVSSTNMAIQASLPPTPFSQMSLIRERNQPCSSKLTSYHDSDDDFEIVTSKVLIPEERETSIKSGAITLHEREAGSPQKKVTCDLERGRNRTFRSSNTLGDLKNPSKPNLTMVSSTSPKNQPFTTSTSQPNSSRGADSTEASLFGHNKGSSTGNKLYQNDSQGVINAMRDSLICPICLDLLENAKTLPCQHVVCKECLEQWMASKGELRCPTCNTRQSKPESGVNGLPSNFMLNNLAAEMKKLDPRKETDLTVVEEEEKVHEESRSTSVGTTLTNEHSTHSYPDDDEWQRTPVADMSFLEMLGTRVGYRKGCAIQLRVQLCNAEGHPIRGRSSDIVHFTVCDPMNEEVDVSNVSLNKGTGDIIMSFIPQRIGVHMVNAYLAGEAIVGSPAKIVVY, from the exons ATGTTCTCAGTCCATATAGATACAGTATCATGTTATAAAG ATGACTGTAACGTGCCTCCACCGTCTACACAAAATGAATGTCTGTGCTCTCAGCCAGGTTGTATCAACTATGAAGACAAATCAAATGTTATGTCGTTTTGCACTCAGTGCTATGAGAATTATGAAAAGGTACTTGGCTGTCCTTCAGACACATCACGGTTCCATAGATACGATAAAGACCGCACTGAAGCAGTCTCGTCAACCAATATGGCTATTCAAG CTTCATTGCCGCCTACACCCTTCTCTCAGATGTCACTGATAAGAGAAAGAAACCAGCCATGTTCAAGCAAGTTAACATCGTATCATGACA GTGATGATGATTTTGAAATTGTTACAAGCAAAGTATTAATACCAGAAGAAAGGGAAACTAGTATTAAAAGTGGTGCAATCACACTACATGAAAGAGAAGCTGGATCCCCGCAGAAGAAGGTCACGTGTGATTTAGAGAGAGGAAGAAACAGAACCTTTAGAAGTTCGAATACACTGGGCGATCTGAAGAATCCATCAAAGCCAAATTTAACCATGGTTAGTTCAACAAGCCCAAAGAATCAACCCTTTACAACATCTACCAGTCAACCAAATTCTTCTAGAGGAGCTGATTCAACGGAGGCATCTTTATTCGGTCACAACAAAGGGAGCAGTACTGGTAACAAGCTATATCAGAATG ATTCGCAAGGGGTGATCAATGCAATGAGGGATAGCTTGATTTGTCCTATTTGTCTTGACTTGCTTGAAAACGCAAAAACGCTTCCATGTCAACATGTGGTCTGTAAAGAATGCCTAGAACAATGGATGGCCAGTAAAGGTGAGTTGAGATGCCCCACCTGTAATACCAGACAATCGAAACCAGAAAGTGGAGTCAACGGTTTACCTTCTAACTTCATGTTGAACAATCTAGCAGCAGAGATGAAGAAACTAGATCCACGGAAGGAAACTGATTTGACTGTCGTTGAAGAGGAGGAGAAAGTTCATGAGGAATCCCGCTCTACTTCAGTCGGTACAACTCTTACCAATGAACATAGTACGCATTCATATCCAGATGATGACGAATGGCAGCGGACACCTGTTGCCGATATGTCATTCTTGGAAATGTTGGGCACGAGAGTTGGCTATCGAAAAGGTTGTGCAATACAACTGAGAGTTCAGTTATGTAATGCAGAAGGACATCCCATTCGTGGGAGATCCTCTGATATAGTTCATTTTACTGTTTGTGACCCAATGAATGAGGAAGTTGATGTTTCTAATGTGAGCCTTAATAAAGGAACTGGAGATATCATTATGAGTTTCATCCCGCAAAGAATTGGTGTACATATGGTCAATGCATATCTAGCTGGAGAGGCCATTGTTGGCTCTCCTGCAAAAATTGTGGTCTATTGA
- the LOC139971660 gene encoding uncharacterized protein: MSRKLGNKTSQPSSPSTPTDDVVSSNVHYQSRSSVVSSRGRCSQSYCTNYEDQGNYLGFCEQCCRRYRRYHLDNSESHGSATSSRSTQRGLHLDSSSKPSPESLRLSILDAVRRFRPSKTADSSSSFSTSNKSHGLSNVNKPTPSASSKGTAGGGHGYSSSGSVTSSDSQHNALCQQNAYMSKQENAGARPKQYKATSKFKTSESSTKKSSKKGVIVKTMRDNLLCPICLDLLENAKTLPCQHVACKKCLEPWVASKGQLRCPTCNTRQKEPVGGVHGLPSNFMMNNLAAEMKKLDTQDEIETGIFEEEEEEEEEEDEKESGSGAPVAAALSPINSFLDFTFDYTSWQSIPVAETSYLEILGKQFKVKGSTAKLKLQFCDVQGQPIRGKSRDGITAFVIHPDGEKIPILDVAFRKRTGDYTVSFAAEQIGTHSVEVTLNGESVVGSPSKIVVRPNGIMDRTLSPTLHAPKGILATPDEIYVTDESDKVYVQTDWQDDWDGFGMDKPHHKEFTQISPFGIAKCNDKLLITDSYNNCIYVYVHMVCMTNFGKRVMEQPTGIAVSKDGTIYVADCASNTIDVFLPNYSHKRSIDAKGNGSLKHLALNQSEDRIIVADDKTSVIKIIDVNSEKVVKFIKTRISQALATPFGVALDHEDNIYVSVTFDPSKLTPKKGTAKHFRRKGAVMVYNSIGYFLGTIGEKELINPRGICLINDDDDSPRLLVVEGGDSESQFGCIKVFSL, encoded by the exons ATGTCAAGAAAATTGGGGAATAAAACCAGCCAGCCATCGTCTCCTTCTACTCCTACCGATGACGTTGTCAGTTCAAACG TTCACTACCAGTCAAGGTCATCGGTGGTGAGTAGCAGAGGAAGATGCTCTCAATCGTATTGTACCAATTATGAAGACCAAGGCAACTATTTGGGATTTTGTGAACAGTGTTGTAGACGGTACAGAAGGTACCACTTGGATAACTCCGAAAGTCACGGCTCAGCAACTTCTAGCAGAAGCACTCAAAGAGGCCTCCACCTTGATTCATCTAGCAAGCCCTCACCAG AGAGCCTGAGACTCAGCATACTAGACGCAGTCAGAAGATTTAGGCCTTCAAAAACTGCTGATTCGTCAAGTTCCTTTTCCACCAGCAATAAATCGCACGGCTTAAGTAATGTGAACAAACCAACTCCAAGTGCAAGTTCTAAAGGTACTGCAGGTGGTGGACATGGTTATTCCAGCAGTGGGAGTGTTACATCTAGTGATAGCCAACATAATGCATTGTGCCAGCAGAACGCTTACATGAGCAAACAGGAAAATGCAGGTGCACGACCCAAACAATACAAAG CAACGAGTAAATTCAAAACTAGTGAATCTTCCACCAAGAAATCTTCAAAGAAAG GAGTGATTGTGAAAACCATGAGAGATAACCTGCTATGCCCCATTTGTCTTGACCTGCTGGAAAATGCAAAAACACTTCCATGTCAACATGTGGCCTGCAAAAAATGCTTAGAACCATGGGTGGCTAGTAAAGGTCAGCTGAGATGCCCCACTTGTAATACCAGACAAAAGGAACCCGTTGGTGGAGTCCATGGGTTACCTTCTAACTTTATGATGAACAATCTGGCAGCTGAGATGAAGAAACTGGACACACAGGATGAAATAGAGACAGGTATCtttgaggaggaggaggaggaggaggaggaggaggatgagaaAGAATCAGGGTCTGGCGCCCCTGTAGCAGCAGCTTTGTCACCTATAAATTCATTTTTAGATTTTACTTTTGATTACACCAGCTGGCAGAGTATTCCAGTGGCTGAGACGAGTTACTTGGAAATACTGGGGAAACAATTCAAGGTGAAGGGATCCACAGCAAAACTGAAGTTGCAATTTTGTGATGTACAGGGCCAACCCATTCGAGGCAAATCCAGAGATGGTATTACAGCTTTTGTAATACATCCGGACGGAGAGAAAATTCCGATTTTAGACGTAGCCTTTAGAAAGAGGACTGGAGATTACACAGTCAGTTTTGCAGCAGAGCAGATAGGAACACATTCAGTTGAAGTAACCCTGAACGGGGAGTCAGTTGTTGGATCCCCATCAAAAATTGTGGTACGACCAAACGGGATTATGGATCGCACACTGAGCCCCACTTTGCATGCACCCAAGGGAATTTTGGCCACACCTGATGAAATTTATGTCACAGACGAAAGTGACAAGGTCTATGTACAAACAGATTGGCAGGATGATTGGGATGGTTTTGGCATGGACAAGCCACACCACAAAGAGTTTACACAGATATCACCCTTTGGTATCGCAAAATGCAACGATAAGCTCCTCATCACAGATAGCTACAACAATTGCATCTACGTTTATGTTCACATGGTATGCATGACCAACTTTGGGAAACGAGTAATGGAGCAACCAACTGGGATAGCAGTGAGTAAAGATGGAACAATCTACGTTGCAGACTGCGCATCAAATACTATTGACGTATTCCTGCCCAATTATTCCCACAAAAGAAGCATTGACGCCAAGGGGAATGGTTCCCTCAAACATCTTGCCCTAAACCAATCAGAGGATAGAATTATAGTGGCAGACGACAAGACCAGCGTTATTAAGATCATCGATGTTAACAGCGAAAAGGTGGTTAAATTCATCAAGACGAGGATCAGTCAAGCACTGGCAACTCCTTTTGGTGTTGCATTAGATCATGAggacaatatatatgtatcagtGACATTTGACCCATCAAAGTTGACCCCCAAAAAAGGAACAGCTAAGCATTTCAGGCGAAAAGGAGCTGTCATGGTATATAATTCAATTGGTTATTTCCTTGGTACAATCGGCGAAAAAGAATTAATAAATCCCCGTGGTATTTGCCTTattaatgatgatgacgattcACCTCGACTCTTGGTTGTTGAAGGTGGTGATTCTGAATCACAGTTTGGGTGTATAAAAGTATTCAGCCTGTAA